The Juglans regia cultivar Chandler chromosome 1, Walnut 2.0, whole genome shotgun sequence nucleotide sequence ttaaatattttgaggGATGATTTTATTTGAAGTAACGATATCCATAATATTCTCgcgattttgtttttaattgatatataaaataaattcatttataataAGTGAATGTTgtttttaagagtaatattatacactgtactttcatattatttttattagattatataagatatgacatatttatcatcatcaataaaagatCATTTAATGACGATAAATTTACAACATCTTATGTAATGAAATGAAAGTATAATGATAgtatgatgtataaaattttcttatttttaaaaaaatgaaacttagaAATTATGTCTCACCAAGTTTTCATAagataaatactaaaaataagtTTATCTGACTTGTATTATTATCTAACACTATGTCATACCATTAAAATTAAtagtaatataaataaatttaataaaaaatgatattttgtgagTAGATAAAAGAATCAGTATTCAATCAAAACCACTAATTATCGATATATCAAGTAAATGGTATCATGCATCATTATCCatttgatccttttttttttttaatcatattaggATGTgaaactaaaattttgaaaattatttatatttatctactAATTATGTGATAATacttaaaaacaaatgaaggaaaaatatttgaacaatgaTTCCGTAGACATACCGTACAAAAgggaatggaaaaaaaatggtaaaaaaaaaaaaaagagaaatatattagtcagaaaataattacataaaaataaaaatataaaaaatttaaagttattttttttaaaattaatttatcgaCACAAGGACGTGACCGTGTATACTTCTTTTTAAAGTGAAAAAGGAAGTCTTCTccttcaaaaaaagaaaagaaaaaggaagtctTCTGTTCCACTGCCCACAAACTTTCTTCGTTGGCAATATATCGATGCGCAAAACAACCCTTCGGTTTCACGTTTGTCACCTTCCAACTTCTCTCTGACTCtgtctctttcactctcactccACTACTTTCTAGggttccccctctctctctctgtctctgccaTGAAGAAAACTTACCCTCCCGATTCCACCTTCCGGCGAACCCCGCCGCCTCACGCCACACATGCTTCTCACTCGCCGCTCAATTCCCGGCCCGTGCGGCCCCCGTACCGGCACCGGCTCCCCAATTTCCCCGCGAACAGACGTCTTGACCGTCCTCCGGAGCCAACCGCACCTCCCTGCCGCCCCAACTTCGTCCTCCAGCTACGCTCCAACCGGAGAGGTCCTCAAAACCCGAATATCGAGTCCGTGATCGCACAATGCAAGCCTTCGCCGGATAATTCCAAAGTCTTTCAATCCGATTCCGTCGCAGGATCCTTGTATTTCTCTCAATGGACCGATGTTCTAGAAGCGCTGGTCAATCTCTGGGTCTCACGCTTCGACGGCGCCCACGGTTTCGAGCCGAGGGTTGTAAGTAACGTCTCGGTCCCGTCTGATAGCGCTGAGCTTCGGGACCGGCTCAAAACCCTATTCACGGACCGCGTGCGCTGTCTTATGGACGGGGAAGAAGTGAAGAAATGGCGTCAGAAGCTCCAGCGCACGTTGGACGAGATGAAAAAAGTCACGGCTATGCTGCGTACACCGAAACCATTCTTCAAGCGGGACCACCTCTGTAATAAGCAGGAGGGGCTAGTTGCCGAGAGGGACTTGATTGAGAGGCGGTTGAGGGAGTTCGAGTCTGCAATGTACTGTATACTGTCTCATTTGGAAGGAAAGAGGAATGCACAGGAGGACATTAGCGAAGAGGGCGTGGAACTGTTTATGTTCAGTGAGGTTATCGATTGGAATCAGGTTTACAGCTTGATATCACGGGAGTGTCGGCGGCTTGAGGATGGGTTGCCGATTTATGCTTACAGGAAGGAGATTCTTCAGCACATTCATGTCCAACAggtttctttgtttctcttatGGTTGTCAGTTAATGGAAATTTGAGGTCATTCTTAAAGTTCTAAGaatatttgttgtattttgGCATTAACATATCTGGAGGTAATCTTCTTCGTTAGTTAGACTTACTGCTAGGGAAGGAGTTGATCAAGTTCATACTTTTTTACGAGTGTCGAGGAACATTGGTGGGGAATAGTAGTAGAGGTTGATATATTACAGAATGGATCTTTGTGGGATGTTGTGAGAAAGATAATTAGATGATAATGTATTGTGTACTGGGCGCATGGAAGAGTGATGATGGGAGAATTAAATTACCCCTAAAGTGTCTTCCTGCCTCACAGTATGGACTGGTGATAACCCACTTTGTGGACATAACGAATAGCAAACTAgtaaatagttatatattacTTTAAGGCAGTCAAGGCAACCTTGAGAGGAGTCAGGGACTTTTGATGTGTGCTTCTGTGAAATTCACTTCTACTTCATACCGACATTTGAATGTTATTCTCTTGTCAGACATATTTCTCACCATATACTGGGAAGAAATATTTTTCACCATTCAACGGGAAATAGTAGATATGAGGGAAATTTTGAGAGGTGTTCAAGAATTGTGGATGCATTGTTGGTGATAATTCCTTGAATAAGGTGAACACTATGTGCATAACATGGAGAGAAAGCGGTAACTAGAACGGTTGTAAAACGGGaccttttttgaaaaataaaaattcatgcaCTAGTGCAGTTGTCCTATATTTTCAGGTATTTTCCTGTCATTAAAAATGGATGATGAAGCATGCATTTGAAGGCCGAATCATTTGGATGATTGCTTCTTTATTCagaatcatttaatatttatgacgTGCTGATTACGATTACGATTTTTTCTAGTTGGAAATGTGGATTCATGATTTCTTAACTGTCACTAGATAACCTTTTGTTTTTACGTAAGTGACTGTCACTAGATAACTGAATCGATTTGCTATTGATATCTGGTTTTGGCCTTTCTTCTGACCACCATTTGCGCAGATAATGGTATTGATTGGAGAGACTGGCTCTGGGAAGAGTACACAGTTAGTTCAATTTCTTGCAGACTCGGGAGTTGCTGGTGATAAATCCATTATATGTACTCAGCCTCGCAAGATTGCTGCCGTCTCATTGGCAGATAGGGTCAGGGAAGAAAGCATTGGGtgttataaaaacaaatcaatcaTTTTCTATCCAACATCTTCATTCATTCGGACATTTGATTCCGACGTAGTATATATGACGGACCACTGCTTACTGCAGCATTACatgaatgataataatttatctGGGATATCATGTATCATAGTTGATGAGGCTCATGAGAGGAGCTTGAATACCGATCTCCTCCTGGCATTGATCAAGAGTTTATTGTGTCGAAGAATTGATATACGGCTTATTATAATGTCTGCTACTGCAGATGCAAACCAGCTCTCAGAGTACTTTTTCAAGTGTGGAATTTTTCATGTGGTGGGAAGAAACTTTCCAGTTGATATTAGATATGTCCCTTGTGCGACGGAAGGAATATATGTTTCTGGTTTTGTTGCTTCATATGTGTCTGAGGTTGTGAGAATGGCAACTGAAGTTCACATAAACGAGAAAGATGGAACGATTCTTGCATTTCTAACTTCTCAGATGGAAGTAGAATGGGCTTGTGGAAAGTTCAATGCTCCCTCTGCAGTTGCATTAGCTTTACATGGGAAACTTTCTTCTGAAGAACAATTTCGTGTTTTCGAAGACCTCcctggaaaaagaaaagtcaTATTCGCTACAAATGTTGCAGAGACAGCGCTGACAATTCCTGGGGTCAAATACATAATTGATTCTGGCATGGTTAAAGACAGTAAATTTGAACCTGGCAGTGGCATGAATGTCCTGAAGGTTTGCAGGATCAGCCAGAGTTCTGCTAATCAACGAGCTGGGCGTGCTGGGAGAACTGAGCCTGGAAGGTGTTATAGACTCTACTCAGCTTCTGATTATGAATCTATGCCTCTTCACCAGGAACCTGAGATTCGAAGAGTTCACCTTGGAGTTGCAGTTCTTAGGATCCTTGCTTTAGGCGTCCAGAAGGTACAGGACTTTGACTTTGTTGATGCTCCAAGTGCTAAAGCTATTGAGTTAGCCATCAGAAATCTTTTTCAGTTAGGAGCTATTACACGGAGTAATGGTGCTCTGCAATTAACCAACAATGGTAGGTCTTTGGTTAAATTGGGTGTTGAGCCTCGGCTTGGTAAGCTGATCCTTGGCTGCATTGATCATCGTTTGTGTCGGGAGGGAGTTGTTCTTGCCGCTGTAATGGCAAATGCCAGTAGCATATTTTGTAGAATTGGTAATGATGAAGATAAACTCAAATCTGATTGCCTTAAGGTGAAATTTTGTCATCACAATGGTGACCTCTTTACTGTTCTATCTGTTTACAAAGAATGGGAGGTTGTGCCTCAAGATAGGAAAAACAAGTGGTGTTGGGAAAACAGCATCAATGCCAAATCCATGCGTAGATGTCAAGATACAATCAAGGAAATAGAATCTTGTCTTCAACGTGAGCTTCATGTTATTACTCCCAGTTACTGGATGTGGGATCCTCATAGGTCTACTGAGcatgataaaaatatgaaaaaggtGATACTCTCTTCCCTTCAAGAAAATGTAGCCATGTACTCCGGGTATGATCAACTTGGTTATGAAGTCGCACTTACTGGACATCATGTCCATCTGCATCCTTCAAGTTCTTTACTAATATTCAGTCAGAAGCCTAGTTGGGTAGTTTTCGGGGAAATCTTATCAATTTCTAATGAATATCTAGTTTGTGTAACTGCTGTTGACATTGAGTCTTCGTCTACTCTCTACCCTCCCCCTCTGTTTGACATGTCTATGATGGAAAGCCGGAGGTTGCAGGTGAGGTTGTTGACCGGATTTGGTACTACTCTCCTGAAAAGATTTTGTGGGAAGTCCAACAGTAATCTGCATCGTCTTGAATTGTGTATACGAACCGAATGCATGGATGATCGTATTGGCATTGAAGTCAATATTGACCTGAATGAGCTTCGGGTATTTGCCACTTCAGAAGGTATGGAAAAGGCTTTTAGTTTTGTCAATGGCGCATTGGAGTATGAACGGAAGTTGATGCTTAGTGAATGCATGGAGAAATGCTTATACCATGGACCTGGTGTCTTGCCTCCTATCGCACTGTTTGGAGCTGGTGCAGAGATCAAGCATTTGGAGCTTGAAAAGAGATGTTTGACTGTTGATGTGTATCATTCAAATATAGATGCAATTGATGATAAGGAGCTTATAATGTTTCTTGAGAAGTTTGCCTCTAGTAGTATCTGTGCCATCCACAAGTTCACAGGCATTGGACTGGATAGTTGTGACAAAGAGAAGTGGGGCAGGGTAACATTTCTTACTCCTGGTGCTGCTACAAAGGCTGCTGAACTAAATGGAGTTGAAGTCAATGGCTCTTTGGTAAGGGTAGTTCCTTCACAGACATCATTGGGAGGGGATCATAAAATGTTTTCATTTCCTGCTGTTAAAGCTAAAGTTTATTGGCCTCGTAGGCCCAGTAAGGGGTTTGCAATTGTAAAAGGCGAGGTACATGATGTTCAGTTCATGGTTAATGATTTCTATAACCTGCTGATAGGAGGAAAGCGTGTTCGTTGTCAACGTGGCAACAAGTCTATGGATAGTGTTGTGATAACTGGAATTGATACAGAGCTTTCAGATGCTGAAATTCTTGAAATATTGAGGTCTGCTACAAATAGGAGAATCCTTAATTTTTTCCAGGTGAGAGGAGATGCTATAGAAAATCCACCAAGCAGTGCTTGTGAGGAGGCACTTCTAAAAGAAATCTCTCCATTTATGCTTAAAAGGAACCCTCACTCTAATTGTTGCCAAGTCCAGGTCGTCCCACCTGAACC carries:
- the LOC109011134 gene encoding ATP-dependent RNA helicase DEAH11, chloroplastic-like, encoding MKKTYPPDSTFRRTPPPHATHASHSPLNSRPVRPPYRHRLPNFPANRRLDRPPEPTAPPCRPNFVLQLRSNRRGPQNPNIESVIAQCKPSPDNSKVFQSDSVAGSLYFSQWTDVLEALVNLWVSRFDGAHGFEPRVVSNVSVPSDSAELRDRLKTLFTDRVRCLMDGEEVKKWRQKLQRTLDEMKKVTAMLRTPKPFFKRDHLCNKQEGLVAERDLIERRLREFESAMYCILSHLEGKRNAQEDISEEGVELFMFSEVIDWNQVYSLISRECRRLEDGLPIYAYRKEILQHIHVQQIMVLIGETGSGKSTQLVQFLADSGVAGDKSIICTQPRKIAAVSLADRVREESIGCYKNKSIIFYPTSSFIRTFDSDVVYMTDHCLLQHYMNDNNLSGISCIIVDEAHERSLNTDLLLALIKSLLCRRIDIRLIIMSATADANQLSEYFFKCGIFHVVGRNFPVDIRYVPCATEGIYVSGFVASYVSEVVRMATEVHINEKDGTILAFLTSQMEVEWACGKFNAPSAVALALHGKLSSEEQFRVFEDLPGKRKVIFATNVAETALTIPGVKYIIDSGMVKDSKFEPGSGMNVLKVCRISQSSANQRAGRAGRTEPGRCYRLYSASDYESMPLHQEPEIRRVHLGVAVLRILALGVQKVQDFDFVDAPSAKAIELAIRNLFQLGAITRSNGALQLTNNGRSLVKLGVEPRLGKLILGCIDHRLCREGVVLAAVMANASSIFCRIGNDEDKLKSDCLKVKFCHHNGDLFTVLSVYKEWEVVPQDRKNKWCWENSINAKSMRRCQDTIKEIESCLQRELHVITPSYWMWDPHRSTEHDKNMKKVILSSLQENVAMYSGYDQLGYEVALTGHHVHLHPSSSLLIFSQKPSWVVFGEILSISNEYLVCVTAVDIESSSTLYPPPLFDMSMMESRRLQVRLLTGFGTTLLKRFCGKSNSNLHRLELCIRTECMDDRIGIEVNIDLNELRVFATSEGMEKAFSFVNGALEYERKLMLSECMEKCLYHGPGVLPPIALFGAGAEIKHLELEKRCLTVDVYHSNIDAIDDKELIMFLEKFASSSICAIHKFTGIGLDSCDKEKWGRVTFLTPGAATKAAELNGVEVNGSLVRVVPSQTSLGGDHKMFSFPAVKAKVYWPRRPSKGFAIVKGEVHDVQFMVNDFYNLLIGGKRVRCQRGNKSMDSVVITGIDTELSDAEILEILRSATNRRILNFFQVRGDAIENPPSSACEEALLKEISPFMLKRNPHSNCCQVQVVPPEPKDAFIKAFITFDGRLHLEAAKALEQLQGKVLPGCLSWQKIKCQQSFHSSLSCPAPVYSVINKQLESLLASFRHLTGAECTLDKTASGSYRVKISANATKVVAELRRPVEELMRGKTIDDASLTPTVVQHLFSRDGINLKKSVQQETGTFILLDRHSLKVRVFGSPDKVALAQKKLGESLLALHESKQLEIHLRGRDLPPNLMKEVVQKFGPDLHGLKGMVPGAAFTLNTRRHVISVHGSKELKQKVEDIIYEIAQIRYDLAERFNNETACPICLCEVEDGYRLEGCGHLFCHLCLVEQCESASKNQDSFPIWCAREGCRAPILVSDLRSLLSSEKLEELFRASVGAFVALSGGTYRFCPSPDCPSVYRVADPGTAGEPFFCGACYAETCTSCCLEYHPYLSCERYREFKEDPDSSLKEWCRGKEDVKSCPVCGYTIEKFEGCNHVLCRCGRHICWVCLELFETGEDCYDHLRNVHGAII